One genomic segment of Labrus bergylta chromosome 17, fLabBer1.1, whole genome shotgun sequence includes these proteins:
- the wu:fi75a02 gene encoding uncharacterized protein wu:fi75a02 isoform X1 — translation MLTRPLTLTKREGKRPDLVTVTPPPVLPLAYDGDDANKPQSGVFSHPAPLWTCASSSSSSSPPCFTSSASSTPLNTFLSSKPSPSPPPCSSSAAPFPSFLSPSPQSSSSSAPPLPVFLSPCIPPPASSSSSSPVSLFQPPPPCFAPPTVSPLPSSRVSPRSPSSPHVPLLSSPPSLSFHSASPSPPPPPPPPPPPPPPPPPCCPCSSLLPRLLSAHRLEVRRLLRGALSSLGRRLDSLERRSRRRRRRSRQRAEETSNSPGFAAIPLGSSHSLCTPYPSSPPSSSSDSQDTPTPPLLSSLSQSEQRRSRGEEEEEEEGRGRKRRRKNHRRRDGPVRPVNREEEEEEEEDAGRFVGRMVVSFRGGEEEQLLTLHNFNQRKHRRRESGASQSEKVISVVRQNGYSSSYSQHALHLLQSAQSGGVGSQSEALSVSSDQWHFSDFSLPPSLFSNHSALHLWLSSSSFSSSGFSPAPMVRLSAVAVETMTESVRGGACSRPTRPLKDWTAPPSLSIDHCYVRLFSPSPLVFPARRMQKQRPNHSSRRILLPRRRALPLPPCSANGLSAPSPVNQSAAGCEFLSTNGERGKRVSQIRIRRASPRETPLTPMGLPKMKRSGEEINRTRDSKCSKYSNQMMFFRLKKKEFSLEEIYTNKNYKSPTTNRSLETIFEEPREKDGALFVIGQQKRRRLLLFPDFTQPRKRKRPQGVGLPVAVMPRKRAVARRHCHGGGHADDESDLDVMLVERLSALEDFLTRQGLDV, via the exons ATGCTCACTCGACCGCTGACACTGACCAAGAGGGAAGGCAAAAGGCCAGACCTCGTCACGGTAACCCCACCCCCTGTCCTCCCATTGGCTTATGATGGTGATGACGCCAACAAGCCCCAAAGCG gAGTTTTCTCTCATCCTGCACCTCTTTGGACctgcgcctcctcctcctcctcctcttcacctccttgcTTTAcctcctctgcttcttcaaCTCCTCTTAACACCTTCCTCTCCTCTAaaccttctccttctcctcctccctgcagttcctctgcagctccttttccttccttcctctctccttctcctcagtcctcctcctcgtctgctcctcctctccctgtctttctttctccttgtattcctcctcctgcgtcctcctcttcttcttcccccgtctctctctttcaaccacctcctccttgTTTTGCTCCTCCCACTGTTTCGCCTTTACCCTCTTCCAGGGTTTCTCCTcgttctccctcctctcctcatgtCCCTCTCCTTTCCTCACCTCCTTCCTTGTCTTTTCATTctgcctctccttctcctcctcctcctcctcctcctcctcctcctcctcctcctcctcctcctccctgctgcCCCTGCTCCTCCCTTCTGCCTCGACTTCTCTCAGCTCACCGGTTGGAGGTGCGGCGCCTCCTGCGAGGAGCTTTGTCCTCCCTAGGTCGTCGTCTTGACTCtctggagaggaggagcaggaggaggaggaggaggagccggcAGAGAGCGGAGGAAACCAGCAATTCTCCTG GTTTTGCCGCCATTCCATTAGGCTCCTCCCACTCCCTATGCACCCCTTACCCCTCATCACCGCCATCTTCATCCTCAGACAGCCAGGACACACCTACACCTCCTTTATTATCTAGtttgagccaatcagagcagaggcggagcagaggagaggaggaggaggaggaggaggggagagggaggaagaggaggaggaagaaccacagaagaagagatggGCCGGTTCGTCCtgtaaacagagaagaagaagaagaggaagaggaggatgctgGGAGATTTGTGGGGCGGATGGTGGTCTCcttcagaggaggagaagaggagcaaCTGCTCACTCTGCACAACTTCAACCagaggaaacacagaagaagagagagtggggccagccaatcagagaaggTCATCAGTGTCGTCAGGCAGAATGGTTACAG CTCCTCCTACTCCCAGCATGCCTTGCACCTCCTGCAGTCAGCCCAGAGTGGGGGGGtaggcagccaatcagaagcacTCAGCGTCTCTTCAGACCAATGGCATTTCTCAGACTTCAgcctgcccccctccctcttctccaaTCACAGTGCCCTTCACTTATGGCTtagctcctcctctttctcctcctctggctTTAGCCCTGCTCCCATGGTGCGCCTGTCAGCTGTTGCCGTGGAGACAATGACAGAGTCAGTGAGGGGCGGAGCTTGTAGTCGTCCCACGCGTCCACTGAAGGACTGGACAGCCCCGCCCAGTCTGAGCATCGACCACTG ctacGTACGCCTGTTCTCTCCCAG CCCGTTAGTTTTTCCCGCCCGGCGGATGCAGAAGCAGCGACCCAATCACAGCTCTCGGAGAATCCTCCTGCCCCGACGGCGGGCCCTGCCCCTCCCCCCATGTTCAGCCAATGGCCTGTCTGCTCCGTCTCCTGTCAACCAATCAGCTGCAGGCTGCGAGTTTCTCAGCACAAACGGAGAG CGAGGTAAACGTGTATCTCAGATAAGAATTCGGCGGGCGTCGCCACGTGAAACGCCGCTCACACCAATGGGACTGCCAAAGATGAAAAGGTCAGGAGAAGAAATTAACAGAACAAGAGATTCAAAGTGTTCAAAATATTCAAACCAAATGATGTTTTTCAGGTTAAAGAAGAAAGAGTTCAGTCTGGAAGAAATTTATACCAACAAGAACTACAAATCCCCCACCAccaacag GAGTCTGGAGACAATATTTGAGGAGCCACGTGAGAAGGACGGAGCGCTGTTTGTGATTGGCCAGCAGAAGAGACGCAggctcctcctctttcctgacTTCACGCAGcccaggaagaggaagaggccGCAAG GGGTGGGACTTCCTGTTGCCGTGATGCCCAGGAAACGGGCTGTGGCTCGGCGACATTGCCATGGCGGAGGCCACGCTGATGACGAGTCGGACCTGGACGTGATGCTGGTGGAGCGACTGAGCGCACTTGAAGACTTCCTGACACGGCAGGGCCTGGATGTTTga
- the wu:fi75a02 gene encoding uncharacterized protein wu:fi75a02 isoform X2, translated as MLTRPLTLTKREGKRPDLVTVTPPPVLPLAYDGDDANKPQSGVFSHPAPLWTCASSSSSSSPPCFTSSASSTPLNTFLSSKPSPSPPPCSSSAAPFPSFLSPSPQSSSSSAPPLPVFLSPCIPPPASSSSSSPVSLFQPPPPCFAPPTVSPLPSSRVSPRSPSSPHVPLLSSPPSLSFHSASPSPPPPPPPPPPPPPPPPPCCPCSSLLPRLLSAHRLEVRRLLRGALSSLGRRLDSLERRSRRRRRRSRQRAEETSNSPGFAAIPLGSSHSLCTPYPSSPPSSSSDSQDTPTPPLLSSLSQSEQRRSRGEEEEEEEGRGRKRRRKNHRRRDGPVRPVNREEEEEEEEDAGRFVGRMVVSFRGGEEEQLLTLHNFNQRKHRRRESGASQSEKVISVVRQNGYSSSYSQHALHLLQSAQSGGVGSQSEALSVSSDQWHFSDFSLPPSLFSNHSALHLWLSSSSFSSSGFSPAPMVRLSAVAVETMTESVRGGACSRPTRPLKDWTAPPSLSIDHCYVRLFSPSPLVFPARRMQKQRPNHSSRRILLPRRRALPLPPCSANGLSAPSPVNQSAAGCEFLSTNGERGKRVSQIRIRRASPRETPLTPMGLPKMKRLKKKEFSLEEIYTNKNYKSPTTNRSLETIFEEPREKDGALFVIGQQKRRRLLLFPDFTQPRKRKRPQGVGLPVAVMPRKRAVARRHCHGGGHADDESDLDVMLVERLSALEDFLTRQGLDV; from the exons ATGCTCACTCGACCGCTGACACTGACCAAGAGGGAAGGCAAAAGGCCAGACCTCGTCACGGTAACCCCACCCCCTGTCCTCCCATTGGCTTATGATGGTGATGACGCCAACAAGCCCCAAAGCG gAGTTTTCTCTCATCCTGCACCTCTTTGGACctgcgcctcctcctcctcctcctcttcacctccttgcTTTAcctcctctgcttcttcaaCTCCTCTTAACACCTTCCTCTCCTCTAaaccttctccttctcctcctccctgcagttcctctgcagctccttttccttccttcctctctccttctcctcagtcctcctcctcgtctgctcctcctctccctgtctttctttctccttgtattcctcctcctgcgtcctcctcttcttcttcccccgtctctctctttcaaccacctcctccttgTTTTGCTCCTCCCACTGTTTCGCCTTTACCCTCTTCCAGGGTTTCTCCTcgttctccctcctctcctcatgtCCCTCTCCTTTCCTCACCTCCTTCCTTGTCTTTTCATTctgcctctccttctcctcctcctcctcctcctcctcctcctcctcctcctcctcctcctcctccctgctgcCCCTGCTCCTCCCTTCTGCCTCGACTTCTCTCAGCTCACCGGTTGGAGGTGCGGCGCCTCCTGCGAGGAGCTTTGTCCTCCCTAGGTCGTCGTCTTGACTCtctggagaggaggagcaggaggaggaggaggaggagccggcAGAGAGCGGAGGAAACCAGCAATTCTCCTG GTTTTGCCGCCATTCCATTAGGCTCCTCCCACTCCCTATGCACCCCTTACCCCTCATCACCGCCATCTTCATCCTCAGACAGCCAGGACACACCTACACCTCCTTTATTATCTAGtttgagccaatcagagcagaggcggagcagaggagaggaggaggaggaggaggaggggagagggaggaagaggaggaggaagaaccacagaagaagagatggGCCGGTTCGTCCtgtaaacagagaagaagaagaagaggaagaggaggatgctgGGAGATTTGTGGGGCGGATGGTGGTCTCcttcagaggaggagaagaggagcaaCTGCTCACTCTGCACAACTTCAACCagaggaaacacagaagaagagagagtggggccagccaatcagagaaggTCATCAGTGTCGTCAGGCAGAATGGTTACAG CTCCTCCTACTCCCAGCATGCCTTGCACCTCCTGCAGTCAGCCCAGAGTGGGGGGGtaggcagccaatcagaagcacTCAGCGTCTCTTCAGACCAATGGCATTTCTCAGACTTCAgcctgcccccctccctcttctccaaTCACAGTGCCCTTCACTTATGGCTtagctcctcctctttctcctcctctggctTTAGCCCTGCTCCCATGGTGCGCCTGTCAGCTGTTGCCGTGGAGACAATGACAGAGTCAGTGAGGGGCGGAGCTTGTAGTCGTCCCACGCGTCCACTGAAGGACTGGACAGCCCCGCCCAGTCTGAGCATCGACCACTG ctacGTACGCCTGTTCTCTCCCAG CCCGTTAGTTTTTCCCGCCCGGCGGATGCAGAAGCAGCGACCCAATCACAGCTCTCGGAGAATCCTCCTGCCCCGACGGCGGGCCCTGCCCCTCCCCCCATGTTCAGCCAATGGCCTGTCTGCTCCGTCTCCTGTCAACCAATCAGCTGCAGGCTGCGAGTTTCTCAGCACAAACGGAGAG CGAGGTAAACGTGTATCTCAGATAAGAATTCGGCGGGCGTCGCCACGTGAAACGCCGCTCACACCAATGGGACTGCCAAAGATGAAAAG GTTAAAGAAGAAAGAGTTCAGTCTGGAAGAAATTTATACCAACAAGAACTACAAATCCCCCACCAccaacag GAGTCTGGAGACAATATTTGAGGAGCCACGTGAGAAGGACGGAGCGCTGTTTGTGATTGGCCAGCAGAAGAGACGCAggctcctcctctttcctgacTTCACGCAGcccaggaagaggaagaggccGCAAG GGGTGGGACTTCCTGTTGCCGTGATGCCCAGGAAACGGGCTGTGGCTCGGCGACATTGCCATGGCGGAGGCCACGCTGATGACGAGTCGGACCTGGACGTGATGCTGGTGGAGCGACTGAGCGCACTTGAAGACTTCCTGACACGGCAGGGCCTGGATGTTTga